A window from Methylococcus mesophilus encodes these proteins:
- a CDS encoding protein adenylyltransferase SelO: MSAMMQPSQSCPLEPADLPLAPAYARLGAPFHQPVAATPLPEPRMVHFNAALAGDLGVDSEGGLEFLEILAGNQPWPGYASSASVYAGHQFGHWVPQLGDGRALLIAEVRSPAGERVELQLKGAGPTPYSRGLDGRAVLRSSIREYLGSEAMHALGVPTTRCLSLVASSQPVVRETVENAAVVCRTAASFVRFGQFEYFAGRGKTGPMARLADHMISEHFPHLQGRPDRYAAWLGEVVERTARLIAQWQLLGFCHGVMNTDNFSVLGLTLDYGPFGFMDRFRQYHVCNHSDYEGRYAYSAQPEIGRWNCERLLQAVSPLLAEKPEEAAAVGQDILRHYAPIYKHAVTQGWADKLGLRELREGDGRLVNEFLGLLQRSRGDFTRSFRLLSRIRADSDAPAKGVREAFADIKAFDAWVADYRARLRSEQNTDDEARAGRMNRVNPKYVLRNHLAQIAIDRAMLGDYSEVAKLTGLLRRPYDEQPDMEAYAAEPPDYMRNIEVSCSS; encoded by the coding sequence ATGTCCGCCATGATGCAGCCGTCGCAGTCTTGTCCGTTGGAGCCCGCCGACCTGCCGCTCGCGCCTGCCTATGCGCGGCTCGGGGCACCCTTCCACCAGCCGGTGGCGGCCACGCCCCTGCCCGAGCCGAGGATGGTTCATTTCAATGCCGCTTTGGCCGGCGACCTGGGTGTCGATTCGGAAGGCGGTCTCGAATTCCTCGAGATTCTGGCCGGCAATCAGCCTTGGCCGGGATATGCGTCTTCGGCTTCCGTATACGCCGGCCATCAGTTCGGTCACTGGGTGCCGCAACTGGGCGACGGTCGCGCCCTGCTGATCGCCGAGGTACGGTCGCCGGCGGGGGAGCGGGTGGAGCTGCAGCTCAAGGGCGCGGGGCCGACGCCGTATTCTCGCGGGCTGGACGGCCGTGCCGTGCTGCGCTCGTCGATCCGCGAATACCTGGGGTCGGAGGCCATGCACGCGTTAGGGGTGCCGACCACCCGCTGCCTCAGCTTGGTCGCATCGTCCCAGCCGGTCGTGCGTGAAACCGTGGAGAACGCCGCCGTGGTGTGCCGCACCGCCGCCAGCTTCGTGCGTTTCGGGCAGTTCGAATATTTTGCCGGCCGGGGCAAGACAGGGCCGATGGCCAGACTGGCGGACCATATGATCTCCGAGCATTTTCCGCATCTGCAGGGCCGGCCGGACCGGTACGCCGCCTGGTTGGGGGAAGTGGTCGAGCGCACGGCCCGGCTGATCGCGCAATGGCAGTTGCTGGGCTTTTGCCACGGGGTGATGAACACCGACAATTTTTCCGTGCTCGGGTTGACCCTGGATTACGGCCCATTCGGCTTCATGGACCGGTTCCGCCAATACCACGTCTGCAACCACTCCGATTACGAAGGGCGCTATGCCTACAGTGCCCAGCCCGAAATCGGCCGCTGGAATTGCGAGCGCCTGCTGCAGGCGGTGTCGCCGTTGCTGGCCGAGAAGCCGGAGGAGGCGGCGGCAGTCGGCCAGGACATTCTTCGGCACTATGCACCCATCTATAAGCATGCCGTGACGCAGGGCTGGGCCGACAAGCTAGGACTCAGGGAATTGCGGGAAGGCGACGGCAGGCTGGTCAACGAATTCCTCGGGCTGCTGCAGCGCAGCCGGGGCGATTTCACCCGCAGCTTCCGTCTGCTCTCCCGGATCCGAGCCGACAGCGACGCGCCCGCCAAGGGGGTGCGGGAAGCGTTCGCCGACATCAAGGCTTTCGATGCGTGGGTCGCCGACTACAGGGCCCGGCTGCGCAGTGAGCAGAATACCGATGACGAAGCGAGGGCCGGGCGCATGAACCGGGTGAATCCGAAATACGTGCTGCGCAACCATCTGGCGCAGATCGCCATCGACAGAGCCATGCTGGGAGACTATTCGGAGGTCGCCAAGCTGACCGGGCTGCTGCGCCGCCCTTACGACGAGCAGCCCGACATGGAAGCCTACGCCGCCGAGCCGCCGGACTACATGCGCAACATCGAGGTGAGCTGCTCCTCGTGA
- the arsC gene encoding arsenate reductase (glutaredoxin) (This arsenate reductase requires both glutathione and glutaredoxin to convert arsenate to arsenite, after which the efflux transporter formed by ArsA and ArsB can extrude the arsenite from the cell, providing resistance.), translated as MSVTIYHNPRCSKSRETLKLLQNRGIEPTVVEYLKTPPDAAKLRELVGLLGIPPRQLLRKGEAPYKELELANPELGDEALIEAMAGHPVLIERPIVVANGKAALGRPPENVLAILD; from the coding sequence ATGTCCGTGACCATCTACCACAACCCGCGCTGCAGCAAGTCGCGGGAAACCCTGAAACTGCTGCAGAACCGCGGCATCGAACCCACCGTCGTCGAATATCTGAAAACGCCGCCCGACGCGGCGAAGCTCCGCGAGCTGGTGGGTCTCTTGGGCATCCCGCCGCGTCAGTTGCTGCGCAAGGGCGAGGCCCCGTACAAGGAACTGGAGCTGGCGAATCCGGAACTTGGCGATGAAGCGCTGATCGAAGCCATGGCCGGCCATCCGGTGCTGATCGAACGCCCGATCGTCGTGGCCAACGGCAAGGCGGCGCTGGGCCGACCGCCGGAGAACGTGCTGGCCATCCTCGACTGA
- the truD gene encoding tRNA pseudouridine(13) synthase TruD, producing the protein MSETISRFGLDELPLAHGEVTCRGRIRVSPEDFRVDEILGFEPTGQGEHAFLLIRKTGENTDHVAQRIAKLAGVKPMDVGYAGLKDRHAVTTQWFSVGLPGKPDPDWSALESESIAVLRHTRHDRKLKRGALEGNRFRIVVRELEGACGGLEARCAAIGAAGVPNYFGPQRFGHGGRNLQEALRLFADPRRRIDRNKRSLYLSAARSYLFNRILARRVENGSWNRAVEGDAFMFTGSNSFFKADSLDEDIERRIEALAIHPSGTLWGTGDPAISGAALEMEREALAQCGEFCEGLERCGLELAHRALRLPVPDLEFAPMDTDACELAFSLPAGAYATTVLRELVEFDAQSLPDA; encoded by the coding sequence ATGAGCGAAACCATTTCCCGCTTCGGACTCGACGAGCTGCCGCTGGCACACGGCGAAGTGACATGCCGCGGCCGCATCCGGGTCTCTCCGGAAGACTTCCGGGTCGACGAAATCCTCGGCTTCGAACCGACCGGCCAGGGCGAGCACGCCTTCCTGCTCATCCGTAAGACCGGGGAGAACACCGACCACGTGGCGCAACGGATCGCCAAACTGGCCGGCGTCAAGCCGATGGACGTGGGCTATGCCGGCCTCAAGGACCGCCATGCCGTCACCACCCAGTGGTTCAGCGTGGGACTGCCCGGCAAACCCGATCCCGACTGGAGCGCGCTGGAAAGCGAAAGCATCGCCGTACTGCGCCACACCCGGCACGACCGCAAGCTCAAACGCGGCGCCCTGGAAGGCAACCGCTTCCGCATCGTCGTGCGGGAACTCGAAGGCGCGTGCGGCGGCCTGGAAGCGCGCTGCGCCGCGATCGGCGCGGCCGGCGTGCCGAACTATTTCGGCCCGCAGCGATTCGGCCACGGCGGCCGCAATCTGCAGGAGGCGCTGCGGCTGTTCGCCGATCCGCGCCGCCGCATCGACCGCAACAAGCGCTCGCTGTACCTGTCGGCGGCGCGCTCCTATTTGTTCAACCGCATCCTCGCCCGCCGGGTCGAGAACGGCAGCTGGAACCGGGCGGTCGAGGGCGACGCCTTCATGTTCACCGGCTCCAACAGCTTCTTCAAGGCGGACAGCTTGGACGAAGACATCGAGCGACGCATCGAAGCGCTGGCGATCCATCCCAGCGGCACGCTGTGGGGCACCGGCGATCCGGCGATTTCCGGCGCTGCGCTCGAAATGGAGCGGGAAGCCCTGGCACAATGCGGCGAGTTCTGCGAAGGCCTGGAGCGCTGCGGCCTCGAGCTGGCCCACAGGGCCCTGCGGCTGCCGGTGCCGGACCTCGAATTCGCGCCGATGGACACCGATGCCTGCGAGCTGGCGTTCTCCCTGCCCGCCGGCGCCTATGCCACCACGGTGCTGCGGGAACTCGTCGAGTTCGACGCCCAGAGTCTGCCCGACGCCTGA
- the ispD gene encoding 2-C-methyl-D-erythritol 4-phosphate cytidylyltransferase: MSTDTRFWIVIPAAGVGKRMGADVPKQYLEVAGKPVLQHTVERLLAVHRVSAVMVALDADDEFWPELPCSREPRVLTATGGKERADSVLNALAALAAHAADDDWVLVHDAARLCITPADVERLMEILEDHPVGGILALPVTDTLKEVENGTIQGSPDRSRIWRALTPQMFRYRALREALESAAKHELTVTDEASALELLGQSPRVVEGRPDNIKITRPEDLPLAAFYLERQCFE, from the coding sequence ATGAGCACTGACACGCGCTTCTGGATCGTGATCCCCGCCGCCGGCGTGGGCAAACGGATGGGAGCCGACGTTCCCAAGCAATACCTGGAGGTGGCCGGCAAGCCGGTGCTGCAGCACACCGTCGAACGCCTGCTCGCGGTACACCGGGTGTCGGCCGTCATGGTTGCGCTGGACGCGGACGACGAGTTCTGGCCGGAGCTGCCGTGCTCGCGCGAGCCGCGGGTGCTGACGGCGACCGGCGGCAAGGAGCGCGCCGACTCGGTGCTGAACGCCCTGGCCGCCCTGGCCGCCCACGCCGCGGACGACGACTGGGTGCTGGTGCACGATGCTGCCCGGCTCTGCATTACCCCTGCGGACGTGGAACGCCTGATGGAAATCCTGGAAGATCATCCGGTGGGCGGTATCCTGGCGCTGCCGGTCACCGACACCCTCAAGGAAGTCGAAAACGGCACGATCCAGGGCTCCCCGGACCGCAGCCGCATCTGGCGGGCCCTTACGCCGCAGATGTTCCGCTACCGGGCTCTCAGGGAGGCGCTGGAATCCGCGGCCAAACACGAGCTGACGGTGACGGACGAGGCCAGCGCGCTGGAACTGCTCGGACAATCCCCCAGGGTGGTCGAAGGACGGCCCGACAACATCAAGATCACTCGGCCGGAGGACCTCCCCCTGGCCGCCTTCTATCTGGAGCGACAATGTTTCGAATAG
- a CDS encoding methylated-DNA--[protein]-cysteine S-methyltransferase, which translates to MRTVGSKFMKPMAYCLFDTAIGVCGIAWREADGADAAPAVTRFQLPEATAADTDSILAERTRAAQAAAPPPAIAEVIEKVRRHFRGDLQDFSEVRVEPEGAGPFALAVYAAARNIPAGEVRTYGELARVLKRPSAARAVGQALGRNPVPLIIPCHRILGASGKLGGFSAHGGIATKARMLQIEGVVPGASGG; encoded by the coding sequence ATGCGCACCGTTGGGTCCAAATTCATGAAGCCCATGGCTTACTGTCTGTTCGATACGGCTATCGGCGTCTGCGGGATCGCCTGGCGCGAGGCTGATGGTGCCGATGCGGCGCCTGCCGTCACCCGGTTTCAGCTTCCGGAGGCTACGGCGGCCGACACCGATTCAATCCTTGCCGAACGGACAAGGGCGGCGCAAGCGGCCGCCCCGCCGCCGGCGATCGCGGAGGTGATCGAGAAGGTCAGGCGGCATTTCCGGGGCGATCTGCAGGATTTCAGCGAGGTTCGGGTGGAGCCGGAAGGCGCGGGGCCGTTTGCCCTGGCCGTTTATGCGGCGGCCCGGAACATCCCCGCCGGCGAGGTCCGCACATACGGCGAATTGGCTCGTGTCTTGAAGCGGCCCTCGGCGGCCCGCGCTGTGGGCCAGGCGCTGGGACGCAACCCTGTCCCGCTCATCATTCCCTGCCACAGGATTCTGGGGGCGAGCGGGAAACTCGGCGGATTTTCGGCTCACGGCGGCATCGCGACCAAGGCCAGGATGCTACAGATCGAAGGTGTCGTCCCAGGGGCATCGGGAGGCTAG
- a CDS encoding CBS domain-containing protein, with protein sequence MSIGQFCIRDTVIVKKGDTIVEAAKVMRQHHVGSVVVVEESEHGCKPVGILTDRDLVVEILAEEVAPEAVTVGDVMSFELVTAREQDGLWETLQRMRASGVRRIPVVDDRGVLAGIVSADDYLEILSAELGELAKLLGREQGREERTRGA encoded by the coding sequence ATGTCCATCGGTCAGTTCTGCATTCGAGATACCGTGATCGTCAAGAAGGGTGACACGATCGTGGAAGCCGCCAAGGTGATGCGCCAGCATCATGTCGGCAGCGTCGTGGTGGTGGAAGAGTCCGAGCACGGCTGCAAGCCTGTCGGGATCCTGACCGACCGGGATCTGGTGGTCGAGATCCTGGCGGAGGAAGTAGCCCCCGAAGCGGTGACGGTCGGCGATGTCATGAGCTTCGAACTCGTGACCGCGCGCGAACAGGATGGGTTGTGGGAAACGCTGCAACGCATGCGCGCGAGCGGCGTGCGGCGGATTCCCGTCGTCGATGATCGGGGCGTCTTGGCTGGAATCGTCAGCGCCGACGACTATCTGGAAATCCTTTCCGCCGAACTGGGAGAACTGGCCAAGTTGCTCGGCCGGGAACAGGGGCGGGAAGAGCGGACACGCGGCGCCTGA
- a CDS encoding NRDE family protein, whose product MSVTAIAWGAHPDFPLALIANRDERHDRPTSAAGWWTREPECLAGEDEVHGGTWLAVTREGRFSLVTGYRDGSSPAPGAPSRGRLPLDYLESGEDPTVHARRFIRSKGDHAPYNLLLGSPRQVFYAGTRSRLPIALTPGIHTLSNGLLDEPWPKCSWLNTVFGGYILSHGGFKMLLDGHIELAKVKEHGAAELPRPAGSCVSAEDFATAGFALLADRTTYSRGLPDTGIGPEEEERLSACFVAGGEYGTRSSTVLVMARDGHVRFEERSFDAGGAETGRVLEEWDMDPAVFSGSAEG is encoded by the coding sequence ATGAGCGTGACCGCAATCGCCTGGGGTGCCCACCCCGACTTTCCCCTGGCGTTGATCGCCAACCGCGACGAGCGGCATGACCGCCCCACCTCGGCAGCCGGCTGGTGGACGCGCGAGCCGGAGTGTCTGGCCGGCGAAGACGAAGTGCACGGCGGTACCTGGTTGGCGGTGACGCGCGAGGGACGTTTCTCTCTGGTGACGGGATACCGCGACGGTTCGTCGCCGGCCCCCGGCGCGCCTTCACGCGGCCGGCTGCCGCTGGATTATCTTGAATCCGGCGAAGATCCCACGGTGCACGCGCGACGCTTCATCCGCTCCAAGGGCGATCACGCGCCTTACAACCTGTTGCTGGGTTCGCCTCGCCAGGTGTTCTATGCCGGCACCCGCTCGCGCCTGCCGATCGCTCTCACGCCGGGCATCCACACCTTGTCCAACGGACTGCTCGACGAGCCCTGGCCCAAGTGTTCTTGGCTCAATACCGTGTTCGGCGGCTACATCCTGAGTCATGGCGGTTTCAAGATGTTGCTCGATGGTCACATCGAGCTGGCCAAGGTCAAGGAGCACGGCGCCGCTGAGCTGCCGAGGCCGGCCGGCTCTTGCGTGAGTGCCGAGGATTTTGCCACAGCCGGTTTCGCGTTGCTGGCCGATCGCACGACTTATAGCCGAGGTTTGCCGGACACCGGGATCGGGCCGGAAGAGGAGGAACGGCTCTCCGCCTGCTTCGTGGCAGGCGGAGAGTACGGCACGCGCTCCAGTACGGTGCTGGTGATGGCGCGTGACGGCCATGTCCGCTTCGAGGAGCGCAGCTTCGACGCTGGCGGCGCCGAAACGGGCCGGGTCCTCGAGGAGTGGGACATGGACCCCGCGGTTTTTTCCGGCAGCGCGGAGGGCTGA
- the kdsA gene encoding 3-deoxy-8-phosphooctulonate synthase, translating to MSNIEGSARPFELCGFPVGLEHPLFLIAGTCVIESEQLALDTAGTLKELTGALGIPFIYKSSFDKANRSSHASYRGPGMEEGLRILAEVKRQIGVPVLTDVHEDTPLQEVASVVDVLQTPAFLCRQTNFIQNVASAGKPVNIKKGQFLAPWDMKHVSAKALATGNRHVMVCERGVSFGYNNLVSDMRSLAIMRETGCPVVYDATHSVQLPGGQGTASGGQREFVPALARAAVAVGISGLFMETHPDPDRALSDGPNSWPLDRMKELLELLACLDRTVKASPLL from the coding sequence ATGAGCAACATCGAAGGATCGGCCCGGCCGTTCGAACTCTGCGGCTTCCCCGTCGGCCTGGAACATCCGCTGTTCCTGATCGCCGGCACCTGCGTCATCGAAAGCGAGCAGTTGGCGCTGGACACCGCCGGAACGCTGAAAGAGCTCACCGGCGCCTTGGGCATCCCGTTCATCTACAAGTCCTCCTTCGACAAGGCCAACCGCTCCTCCCATGCGAGCTACCGCGGTCCCGGCATGGAAGAGGGTCTGCGCATCCTGGCCGAGGTCAAACGCCAGATCGGAGTGCCGGTGCTGACCGACGTGCACGAGGACACGCCGCTGCAGGAAGTCGCCTCGGTGGTGGACGTGCTGCAGACGCCGGCCTTCCTGTGCCGCCAGACCAATTTCATCCAGAACGTCGCCAGCGCCGGCAAACCGGTCAACATCAAGAAGGGCCAGTTCCTGGCGCCCTGGGACATGAAGCACGTCTCCGCCAAGGCGCTCGCCACCGGCAACCGCCATGTCATGGTGTGCGAACGAGGGGTATCCTTCGGCTACAACAACCTGGTGTCGGACATGCGCTCGCTGGCCATCATGCGCGAGACCGGCTGCCCGGTGGTCTACGACGCCACCCATTCGGTGCAGCTGCCGGGTGGACAGGGCACCGCGTCCGGCGGCCAGCGCGAGTTCGTGCCGGCACTGGCCCGCGCCGCCGTAGCGGTGGGCATCTCTGGCCTGTTCATGGAAACCCATCCCGACCCCGACCGCGCCCTGAGCGACGGCCCCAATTCCTGGCCGCTGGACCGCATGAAAGAATTGCTGGAGCTGCTGGCTTGCCTCGACCGCACGGTCAAGGCAAGCCCCCTGCTGTAA
- the eno gene encoding phosphopyruvate hydratase, with product MSKIVDILAREILDSRGNPTIQAEVILDSGAEGSAMVPSGASTGAREAIELRDGDTSRYLGKGVLKAVENVRGPIKAALTGMDAEDQAAIDRRMIELDGSENKGVLGANAILAVSLAAARAAAADAKKPLYAYLNRSGEFLLPVPMMNIINGGAHADNSIDMQEFMILPVGAPSFREALRYGAEVFHALKKVLSDRGLATGVGDEGGFAPNLPSNEAAIGIIMEAIEKAGYRPGEDICLGLDVASSEFYSEGLYTLGSEGKQFTSEEFSDYLAAWVDKYPIVSIEDGMAENDWHGWGIHTDKLGRRIQLVGDDLFVTNPAILSQGIEARIANSILIKVNQIGTLTETLEAIRIAGEAGYTAVVSHRSGETEDSTIADIAVATCAGQIKTGSLSRSDRIAKYNRLLKIEEQLGETARYGGRSVIKNLA from the coding sequence ATGAGCAAGATCGTTGACATCCTGGCCCGGGAGATTCTGGATTCCCGCGGCAACCCGACCATCCAGGCGGAAGTGATCCTGGATTCCGGTGCCGAAGGCAGCGCCATGGTGCCCTCGGGCGCCTCGACCGGCGCCCGCGAGGCCATCGAGCTGCGCGACGGCGACACCTCGCGCTACCTCGGCAAAGGCGTACTCAAAGCCGTCGAAAACGTGCGCGGCCCGATCAAGGCCGCGCTGACCGGCATGGACGCGGAGGACCAGGCGGCGATCGACCGGCGCATGATCGAACTCGACGGCAGCGAAAACAAGGGCGTGCTCGGCGCCAACGCCATCCTGGCGGTGTCGCTGGCGGCCGCCCGTGCCGCCGCGGCCGATGCAAAAAAACCGCTGTACGCCTACCTCAACCGCAGCGGCGAATTCCTGCTGCCGGTGCCGATGATGAACATCATCAACGGCGGCGCCCATGCCGACAACAGCATCGACATGCAGGAGTTCATGATCCTGCCGGTAGGCGCGCCGAGCTTCCGCGAGGCCCTGCGCTACGGCGCAGAAGTGTTCCACGCCCTGAAGAAAGTGCTGTCGGACCGCGGGCTCGCCACCGGCGTGGGTGACGAAGGCGGCTTCGCGCCGAACCTGCCGTCCAACGAGGCCGCCATCGGCATCATCATGGAAGCCATCGAAAAGGCCGGCTACCGGCCCGGCGAGGACATCTGCCTGGGGCTGGACGTCGCCAGTTCGGAGTTCTATTCGGAAGGCCTCTACACCTTGGGCTCGGAAGGCAAGCAGTTCACCTCGGAAGAATTCTCGGACTATCTGGCCGCCTGGGTCGACAAGTATCCCATCGTCAGCATCGAGGACGGCATGGCGGAAAACGACTGGCACGGCTGGGGCATCCACACCGATAAGCTGGGCCGCCGTATCCAACTGGTCGGCGACGATTTGTTCGTGACCAACCCGGCCATCCTTAGCCAAGGCATCGAGGCCAGGATCGCCAATTCGATCCTGATCAAGGTCAACCAGATCGGCACTTTGACCGAAACCCTGGAAGCCATCCGCATCGCCGGGGAAGCCGGCTACACCGCGGTCGTGTCCCACCGCTCCGGGGAAACCGAGGACTCCACCATCGCCGACATCGCCGTCGCCACCTGCGCCGGCCAAATCAAGACCGGCTCGCTCAGCCGCTCCGACCGCATCGCCAAGTACAACCGGCTGCTCAAGATTGAGGAACAGCTCGGCGAGACGGCGCGCTACGGCGGCCGCAGCGTCATCAAGAATCTGGCCTGA
- a CDS encoding CTP synthase, whose product MTKYIFITGGVVSSLGKGIAASSLAAILEARGLKVTLTKLDPYINVDPGTMSPFQHGEVFVTEDGAETDLDLGHYERFVRTTMGKTNSFTTGQIYENVIRKERRGEYLGATVQVIPHITDEIKRGIRLSAEGYDVALIEIGGTVGDIESLPFLEAIRQMRVDLGDERSLFIHLTLVPYISSAGELKTKPTQHSVKELRTIGIQPDILICRSDRPIPKSECRKIALFTNVQEDAVIASVDADTIYRIPSLLHEQQLDEIVVRKLRLDAGPADLSEWHHVVDALKNPERSVTIAMVGKYVNHSDAYKSLSEALVHAGIHTRTRVDIRFIESEEIEDHGTDALEGVDAILVPGGFGERGIEGKIATVKYARENRIPYLGICLGMQVAVIEFARNVARLEGAHSTEFLPSSPHPVIALITEWKTEAGSTEYRSGNSDLGGTMRLGGQKCRLIPDTLAHRTYGKDVITERHRHRYEFNNHYLKTLEAAGLRVSGKSLDGRLVEMVEIPGHPWFLACQFHPEFTSTPRGGHPLFSGFVRAACAHSEDTASS is encoded by the coding sequence ATGACGAAATACATCTTCATCACCGGCGGAGTCGTTTCGTCGCTGGGCAAAGGCATTGCCGCATCCTCCCTCGCCGCCATCCTCGAGGCGCGCGGGCTGAAAGTGACGCTGACGAAACTCGATCCTTACATCAACGTCGATCCGGGCACCATGAGCCCGTTCCAGCACGGTGAGGTGTTCGTGACCGAGGACGGCGCCGAGACCGACCTCGACCTCGGCCATTACGAACGTTTCGTCCGCACCACCATGGGCAAGACGAACAGCTTCACCACCGGCCAGATCTATGAGAACGTCATCCGCAAGGAACGCCGCGGCGAGTACCTGGGCGCCACCGTGCAGGTCATTCCCCACATCACCGACGAGATCAAGCGCGGCATCCGCCTCAGCGCGGAAGGGTATGACGTAGCGCTGATCGAGATCGGCGGCACGGTCGGCGACATCGAATCCCTGCCCTTCCTGGAGGCGATCCGCCAGATGCGGGTCGATCTGGGCGACGAACGCTCGCTGTTCATCCATCTGACCCTGGTGCCCTACATCTCCAGCGCCGGCGAGCTGAAGACCAAACCGACCCAGCATTCGGTCAAGGAACTGCGCACCATCGGCATCCAGCCGGATATCCTGATCTGCCGCTCGGACCGACCCATCCCGAAGAGCGAATGCCGCAAGATCGCGCTGTTCACCAACGTGCAGGAAGATGCTGTCATCGCCTCGGTCGACGCCGATACCATCTACCGGATTCCCAGCCTGCTGCACGAGCAGCAGCTCGACGAGATCGTGGTGCGCAAGCTGCGGCTCGACGCCGGCCCCGCCGACCTGAGCGAATGGCATCATGTGGTCGATGCGCTCAAGAATCCGGAACGCTCGGTCACCATTGCCATGGTGGGCAAGTACGTCAACCATTCCGACGCCTACAAGTCCCTGAGCGAAGCCCTGGTCCATGCCGGCATCCATACCCGCACCCGGGTCGACATCCGCTTCATCGAGTCCGAAGAAATCGAGGATCACGGTACCGACGCGCTGGAAGGGGTCGATGCCATCCTGGTACCGGGCGGCTTCGGCGAGCGCGGCATCGAAGGCAAGATCGCCACGGTGAAATACGCCCGCGAGAACCGTATCCCCTACCTCGGCATCTGCTTAGGGATGCAGGTGGCCGTGATCGAATTCGCCCGCAACGTGGCCCGGCTGGAAGGCGCGCACAGCACCGAGTTCCTGCCCTCCTCGCCGCACCCGGTCATTGCCCTGATCACCGAGTGGAAGACCGAGGCCGGCAGCACCGAATACCGCAGCGGCAATTCGGACCTGGGCGGCACCATGCGTCTGGGCGGACAGAAATGCCGGCTGATACCCGACACCCTGGCCCACCGCACCTACGGCAAGGATGTGATCACCGAACGGCACCGCCACCGCTACGAATTCAACAACCATTACCTCAAGACGCTGGAAGCGGCGGGCCTGCGGGTCTCCGGCAAGTCGCTGGACGGCCGCCTGGTCGAAATGGTGGAAATTCCCGGCCACCCCTGGTTCCTGGCCTGCCAGTTCCATCCCGAATTCACCTCCACGCCGCGCGGCGGCCACCCGCTGTTCAGCGGCTTCGTCCGCGCGGCCTGCGCCCATAGCGAGGACACGGCATCATCATGA
- the ftsB gene encoding cell division protein FtsB, with protein sequence MRKLIAFLLVLIALLQYRLWFGDGNLREMRRLQERIVELTEEGEKRRQRNAALEAEIVDLKEGTDAIEEYARRDLGMIKEGETLVQIIDAAHPTPSPEPTPPPRKPRKPATPAPAATDPKSGEAEPPAHEH encoded by the coding sequence GTGAGGAAACTGATTGCGTTCCTGCTGGTGCTGATCGCCCTGCTTCAGTACCGGCTGTGGTTCGGCGACGGCAACCTGCGGGAAATGCGCCGGCTGCAGGAACGCATCGTGGAGCTCACCGAGGAAGGCGAGAAACGGCGGCAGCGCAACGCGGCACTGGAGGCCGAGATTGTGGACCTCAAGGAGGGCACGGACGCCATCGAGGAATATGCGCGGCGGGATCTGGGTATGATCAAGGAAGGCGAAACCCTGGTGCAGATCATCGACGCCGCGCATCCTACCCCCAGCCCGGAGCCGACGCCGCCGCCCCGCAAACCGCGCAAGCCGGCGACACCGGCCCCCGCCGCCACCGACCCGAAGAGCGGCGAAGCCGAACCTCCGGCACATGAGCACTGA
- the ispF gene encoding 2-C-methyl-D-erythritol 2,4-cyclodiphosphate synthase: MFRIGQGYDAHRFKEGDHVVLCGVKIPFDRGFAAHSDGDVALHALCDALLGAAALGDIGRHFPDTDTRYKGIDSRLLLREVRQKVAEQGYSIGNLDVTVVAQAPRLAAHIQAMRENVAQDLEIPIGCINVKATTTEGMGFEGRGEGISAHAVALLVGR, from the coding sequence ATGTTTCGAATAGGCCAAGGTTACGATGCCCACCGTTTCAAGGAGGGCGACCACGTCGTGCTGTGCGGCGTGAAGATCCCGTTCGACCGGGGATTCGCCGCCCATTCCGACGGCGACGTGGCGCTGCACGCGCTGTGCGATGCGCTCCTGGGGGCGGCCGCTCTCGGCGATATTGGCCGCCACTTTCCCGACACCGACACCCGCTACAAAGGCATCGACAGCCGCCTGCTGCTGCGCGAGGTCCGACAGAAGGTGGCCGAGCAGGGTTATAGCATCGGCAACTTGGACGTGACCGTCGTGGCCCAGGCGCCGCGGCTGGCCGCGCACATCCAGGCGATGCGCGAGAACGTCGCCCAGGACCTGGAAATCCCCATCGGCTGCATCAACGTCAAGGCGACGACCACCGAAGGCATGGGTTTCGAAGGACGCGGCGAAGGCATTTCGGCGCACGCGGTCGCCTTGCTCGTCGGCCGATGA